One window of Triplophysa rosa linkage group LG10, Trosa_1v2, whole genome shotgun sequence genomic DNA carries:
- the baz1a gene encoding bromodomain adjacent to zinc finger domain protein 1A isoform X4, which translates to MPLLHKKPFVRQKPPADLRPDEEVFLCKVTHEIFRTYDEFFERTILCNSLVWSCAVTGKPGLTYQEALDSERKARQNLQNFPAELMVPLLHLTALTHRVRLHEICDDVYTYVKERFFPGEMVDVVSRSGARQHCKILEVIPPHSNGTVNGHVKHHIEGDSIVISDSDEETKVTSPKTPNGRKKAMSPSLFKYKVQPVNPEGCEPLVVKHALICRKKNVFSRDRLRLLLKHHCEPINGTIRLKPSTVAKYKLSEQNLSHFFPDEPPVFAFSPPGKGRGRRPNDASPTEMNYVEEKLKQMQQKEPMMSMEKFKREREDLMEAKRREKEDKEKRKEEMKRIVEEEKQRRKEEKERMKVEKEREREKLKEEKKKYAERLKLWSKPREDMECDDLKELPNPLPVKTRLPADLFGDALMVLEFLHAFGELFDLKDEFPDGITLEVLEEAVVGCNPEGPLCELLFFFLSAIFQALAEEQEEVAKDQIAEADTKDLSEALEDDADPTQSAISAVASLAAAWPQLYQGCSLKQLDLDSCTLSEILRLHILASGADCSSTSAKFRYQKQGGFSSTDDPCVELRLSNQCLLKKLSNTAVYDLLPGEKLKILHALCGKLLTLVSTRDFIEDNADDQRAAKQELRELKAEQHRRVREEAAERVRKRKEEKLREQEQKLKEMHEKLKEEAKNEGHVAGEEMDTSTESQEARTEQHTDDEEEQPVKSKTEKKTNNSPKEKQSGEVEAKDSLTPEELQQQQLKEKELLKRIHEAMACTYILPLGRDRLYRRHWLFPSAGALFVEDDFFGLTEDMLEPRPTPEPKMEEALSVESPVKTAEDSIPVHNTSPPVNRPNQWFFYSTAEEVEQLIEALNSRGHRESTLKEALLQEKERIVQLLDEKAVQHYYHSDQPLPETKSSNIKSKAGSPSSDSTVPAERFMENRLKDLLLDIEDRIYQGTLGTIKVADRSSWRAALENGNYDLLSPESKENQTINGEEEPMEIDENNSRVKDRLQELKAESQSVTSTSVSTPQPVNNTVRFLAQALAQIEQGIERKFLKAPLGDEDSKKDQKVKKKDKKKDDDQSSEKDDGSESGRQVKTVQERWRESLLACSSLSQVFLHLSTLERSVVWAKSILNARCKVCRRKGDAENMLLCDACDRGHHIFCVRPKLKAVPTEDWFCPECRPKQRSHRINSRQRSSIDSEEEMEEQEESEEEDESDEEEEEDSEDEQSEEEEKESVSKKVAVKLPLQSTKEGRSNSKSKQAESGHSTPRSQQSTPKQSQSANKGGSKNSGKKATPVSNGKPPARAGSRSSARLSLEVLNNRTKPKSSSQSSPAAQNTESRKRSITAEVSPKAKIVLAPTTTSSNRRSSGRNSGVHELSACELLTVDLVRHEDSWPFKKLVSRTQVPDYYDIIKKPIALSTIREKVNNCEFQSAAEFIADVELMFSNCLEYNPRSTNEAKAGLRLQSFFHSELQRLGLADRVTPPQKRARM; encoded by the exons atgcCGCTTCTTCACAAAAAGCCCTTCGTGAGGCAGAAGCCGCCCGCTGATCTCAGACCAGATGAAGAAGTATTCCTCTGTAAAGTCACGCATGAAATCTTCAGGACCTATGA TGAATTCTTCGAGAGGACCATTCTGTGTAACAGCCTGGTGTGGAGTTGTGCGGTGACAGGGAAGCCTGGCCTAACCTACCAGGAGGCTTTGGATAGTGAGAGGAAGGCCAGACAGAATCTTCAAAACTTTCCCGCCGAACTCATGGTCCCCCTCCTGCACCTTACTGCACTTACACACCGCGTACGACTGCACGAGATATGTGATGATGTGTACACCTACGTCAAAGAGCGCTTCTTTCCCGGAGAGATGGTAGATGTTGTCAGTCGTTCTGGTGCCAG ACAACACTGTAAGATATTGGAGGTCATACCACCCCATTCCAATGGCACAGTCAATGGGCACGTCAAACATCATATAGAGGGCGACTCGATCGTCATCAGTGACAGCGATGAAGAGACCAAAGTCACTTCTCCCAAGACACCAAATGG CAGGAAGAAAGCCATGAGTCCATCTTTGTTTAAATACAAAGTTCAGCCTGTCAACCCTGAGGGTTGTGAGCCTTTAGTAGTGAAACATGCTCTGATTTG TCGTAAGAAAAACGTTTTTAGTCGAGACAGACTGAGGCTGCTTCTTAAACATCACTGTGAACCGATAAACGGGACCATCAGACTCAAG CCATCAACAGTTGCAAAATATAAGTTATCCGAACAGAATCTCTCGCACTTCTTTCCCGACGAGCCCCCAGTGTTTGCCTTCAGTCCACCAGGAAAGGGCAGAGGTCGTCGTCCAAATGATGCCTCTCCAACTGAG ATGAATTATGTCGAGGAGAAATTAAAACAGATGCAGCAGAAAGAACCGATGATGTCAATGG aaaaattcaagagagaaagagaagatcTAATGGAGGCtaaaaggagagagaaagaggacaAGGAGAAGAGGAAAGAGGAAATGAAGAGGATCGTAGAAGAGGAGAAACAGAGAAGAAAAGAGGAGAAAGAACGAATGAAGGTGGAGAAAGAGAGG GAACGAGAGAAGCTAAAGgaggaaaagaaaaaatatgcaGAGCGACTGAAATTATGGAGTAAACCTCGAGAGGACATGGAGTGTGATGACCTAAAG GAGCTCCCAAATCCATTGCCAGTTAAGACACGTCTTCCTGCGGACCTGTTTGGAGATGCTCTGATGGTGCTAGAGTTTCTGCATGCATTTGGAGAGCTGTTTGACCTGAAGGATGAGTTTCCTGATGGCATAACACTTG AGGTTCTGGAGGAGGCAGTGGTCGGCTGTAATCCTGAGGGGCCTCTCTGTGAGCTGCTTTTCTTCTTCCTGTCAGCCATATTCCAGGCTCTGGCGGAGGAGCAGGAGGAAGTAGCCAAGGACCAGATTGCAGAAGCGGACACCAAAG ATCTTAGTGAGGCTCTGGAGGATGACGCTGACCCCACTCAGTCTGCCATCAGCGCTGTGGCGTCTCTGGCTGCTGCCTGGCCACAGCTCTACCAAG GTTGTAGCCTAAAGCAATTGGATCTGGACAGTTGTACCCTCTCTGAGATTCTGCGGTTGCACATCCTGGCTTCGGgggcagactgcagctccactAGTGCTAAGTTTCGCTACCAGAAGCAGGGTGGGTTCAGTTCCACAGATGACCCCTGTGTGGAGCTGCGTCTGTCAAACCAGTGCCTGCTCAAAAAACTCTCCAACACTGCAGTCTATGACCTGCTTCCAG GAGAGAAGCTGAAGATCCTTCATGCTCTGTGTGGGAAGCTGCTGACTCTGGTTTCCACGCGGGACTTCATTGAAGACAACGCAGACGATCAAAGAGCTGCCAAACAGGAACTACGAGAGCTTAAAGCCGAGCAGCATCGCAGAGTGAGAGAGGAAGCTGCCGAAAG GGTTCGGAAAAGAAAAGAGGAGAAGCTGAGGGAACAAGAGCAGAAGTTGAAAGAGATGCATGAAAAACTCAAAGAGGAAGCAAAGAATGAAGGCCATGTGGCAGG AGAGGAGATGGACACCAGCACAGAGAGTCAGGAGGCTCGCACTGAACAACACACGGATGATGAGGAGGAACAACCAGTCAAATCTAAAACAG AAAAGAAAACCAACAACTCCCCAAAAGAGAAGCAGTCTGGTGAGGTTGAAGCGAAGGACAGTCTGACCCCAGAGGAGTTACAGCAACAGCAGCTCAAAGAGAAAGAGCTTCTGAAACGCATTCATGAAGCTATGGCCTGCACCTACATCCTGCCACTCGGCCGAGACCGCCTGTATCGCCGCCACTGGCTCTTTCCTTCTGCCGGAGCACTCTTCGTCGAGGATGACTTCTTTGGTTTGACAGAGGATATGCTGGAGCCACGTCCGACTCCTGAACCCAAAATGGAGGAGGCTCTTTCTGTTGAGAGCCCAGTTAAGACCGCTGAGGACTCAATACCGGTCCACAACACCTCCCCTCCGGTCAACCGGCCCAATCAGTGGTTTTTCTACAGCACGGCTGAGGAGGTGGAGCAGCTCATAGAAGCTCTGAACTCTCGGGGACACAGAGAGAGCACCCTCAAAGAAGCccttctgcaggagaaagaacGCATCGTTCAGCTTCTGGATGAGAAAGCTGTTCAGCATTATTATCACTCGG ATCAACCTTTGCCAGAGACCAAAAGCAGTAATATCAAATCAAAGGCTGGCTCACCTTCCTCAGACAGCACTGTACCTGCTGAGCGCTTCATGGAGAATCGCCTCAAAGATCTGCTACTGGATATTGAAGACCGCATCTATCAGGGAACTTTGGGAACAATTAAA GTGGCTGACAGAAGTTCATGGAGGGCAGCACTTGAAAATGGGAACTATGATCTACTGAGCCCTGAATCCAAAGAGAACCAGACAATAAATGGAGAAGAGGAGCCGATGGAGATTGATGAGAACAACTCCAGAGTCAAAGACAG GCTGCAAGAATTAAAGGCAGAAAGTCAGAGTGTCACGTCCACTAGTGTAAGCACACCTCAGCCCGTCAACAATACCGTCCGCTTCCTGGCACAAGCCCTGGCTCAGATAGAGCAGGGTATAGAGCGCAAGTTTCTCAAAGCTCCACTCG gtGATGAAGATTCCAAAAAGGATCAAAAGGtgaagaaaaaagacaaaaagaaagatgACGACCAGTCTAGTGAGAAAGACG ATGGCAGCGAGAGTGGGCGGCAGGTGAAAACCGTGCAGGAGCGCTGGCGCGAGTCTCTGCTGGCCTGCTCCAGTCTGTCACAGGTTTTTCTGCATCTCTCCACTCTGGAGCGCAGCGTCGTTTGGGCCAAATCTATACTTAATGCCCGCTGCAAGGTGTGTCGAAGGAAAGGAGATGCTGAGAACATGCTCTTATGTGATGCCTGTGACAGAGGCCATCACATTTTCTGTGTTCGCCCAAAACTGAAG GCTGTTCCTACTGAAGACTGGTTCTGCCCAGAATGCCGTCCCAAACAGCGCTCTCACAGAATCAACTCCCGCCAGCGTTCCTCCATCGACTCGGAAGAAGAAATGGAGGAACAGGAGGAGTCTGAGGAAGAGGACGAGTCTgatgaggaagaagaggaggactCTGAGGATGAACAGTCAGAAGAGGAGGAGAAAGAAAG TGTTTCTAAGAAGGTTGCCGTCAAACTTCCTCTCCAGAGCACTAAAGAAGGTCGTTCAAATAGCAAATCAAAGCAAGCTGAATCAGGTCATTCCACACCTCGCTCTCAGCAGAGCACACCCAAACAAAGCCAGTCTGCTAATAAAGGAGGCTCTAAAAACTCAGGGAAGAAAGCCACCCCGGTGTCTAACGGCAAACCCCCGGCACGGGCAGGCAGCCGTTCCAGTGCTCGTCTTAGTCTTGAAGTGCTCAATAATCGAACAAAACCCAAATCTAGCAGCCAGTCAAGCCCTGCTGCACAGAATACAGAGTCCAGAAAGAGATCCATTACTG CAGAGGTCTCCCCAAAAGCCAAGATCGTCTTGGCTCCAACCACTACATCATCCAACCGTCGAAGCTCAGGAAGAAACTCGGGTGTCCACGAGCTGTCGGCCTGTGAGTTGCTCACTGTGGATTTGGTCAGACATGAGGACAGCTGGCCCTTCAAAAAACTGGTCTCCAGAACTCAG GTGCCTGATTACTATGACATCATCAAGAAGCCCATAGCCTTGAGTACAATCAGGGAAAAAGTCAACAACTGTGAATTCCAAAGTGCTG CGGAATTTATCGCAGATGTGGAGCTGATGTTTTCCAACTGTTTGGAGTACAATCCACGTAGCACCAATGAGGCAAAAGCTGGTCTTCGGCTCCAGAGCTTCTTCCACTCCGAGCTTCAGAGGCTCGGTTTGGCGGATCGCGTGACCCCTCCACAGAAGCGGGCACGGATGTAA